A region from the Fundulus heteroclitus isolate FHET01 unplaced genomic scaffold, MU-UCD_Fhet_4.1 scaffold_127, whole genome shotgun sequence genome encodes:
- the disp1 gene encoding LOW QUALITY PROTEIN: protein dispatched homolog 1 (The sequence of the model RefSeq protein was modified relative to this genomic sequence to represent the inferred CDS: inserted 4 bases in 4 codons; deleted 1 base in 1 codon; substituted 2 bases at 2 genomic stop codons) — MCNQDNRRVRSHRDYLNLFQRTNNVSCCPSWTLGNYIAVLTNKSSCQKITEWDVSHTLKTLRSCAKYYHNGTLVPDCWDMALWRKDQLKCASVPRKCTKYDAVFQILHFLVDKDFLSPKSLEHPPVLRYSMLFLPTEKGESMMNIYLDNFENWNSSDGVTTVTGIEFGIKHDLFQDYLLTDTLYPAIVIVIVLLVMCVYTRSVFIKLITIIAIISSLIVSYFLYRMVFNFEFFPFMNLTALIILVGIGADDALVLCDVWNYTKFDKQHAELSETVSVTLHHAALSMFVTSFTTAAAFYGNYVSNITAIRCFGVYASTAILVNYILMVMWLPAAXEHYLPNLFACSKPTQPITIIWGVTPEDNRDPLNPKNXGKLMLDSSFNIASPASQLWILNFCQKLRNQSFVFQSEDQDFTSCFIETFKQWMENQDCEETSVYPCCSQSXFPYKKDVFQLCIKRAIMELDRSTSYHLDSKTPGPRFDINDTIRAIVLEFQSTYLFTLAYEKMYQFYREVDAWITEELRFAPEGLSHGWFVSNLEFYDLQDSLSGGTLIAMALSVAVAFRVMLLTTWNVIISLYAILSIAGTIFVTVGSLVLLGWELNVLESVTISVAVGLSVDFAVHYGVAFRLAPEPGREGKVVFSLSRMGSAIAMAAVTTFVAGAMMMPSTVLAYTQLGTFMMLIMCISWAFATFFFQCMCCCLGPQGTCGXIPLPKKLQCQAFGEDMPACPPPEEKYQLGARGREAERYELEPLASCQKAEVKTGEEEEEETEEELCSRLCNGVPPHPNHTAAFPHVRSTDIDRTQPENGLPTPPSCQYTYNCTCVDPPSQLVQQWAPRPCTXRDSPSCPPTPQLLHLSGNARIKQNPALLAPSVDPAYSHMDCCVHYVHCPLTQFHHCSQGRPVGPRQGPAHACRLRKYCVQPASHQDSSKASGQGSTPQTADKVTKPLNPEGEQEASSQAPTRPNGRCAXPSAQTARHDKHRMKESEHCCEANPASIIITDAIAELADCAKIPGNQERPNSIPVTREQSAKRCKRSSRRERPPPAAPKRPYCFSRTLKVRCSSASEFNVPKGEASEPPVAANTPPCSESLC; from the exons ATGTGCAATCAGGACAACAGAAGG GTGCGCTCCCACCGCGATTACCTGAATCTCTTCCAGCGCACCAATAACGTCTCCTGTTGTCCAAGCTGGACTCTGGGTAACTACATAGCCGTCCTCACCAACAAGTCATCCTGCCAGAAGATCACAGAGTGGGACGTGTCGCACACACTCAAGACCCTGCGCTCGTGCGCCAAGTACTACCACAACGGCACCCTCGTACCCGACTGCTGGGACATGGCGCTGTGGCGCAAAGATCAGCTGAAATGTGCCAGCGTGCCCCGCAAGTGCACCAAGTACGACGCCGTCTTCCAGATCCTCCATTTCCTGGTGGACAAAGACTTCCTGAGCCCAAAGAGCCTGGAGCATCCTCCCGTGCTCAGGTACAGCATGTTGTTCTTGCCCACAGAGAAAGGAGAGTCCATGATGAACATTTATCTGGACAACTTTGAGAACTGGAACTCGTCAGATGGCGTCACCACCGTCACGGGGATCGAGTTTGGGATCAAACACGACCTCTTTCAGGACTACCTGCTCACTGACACGCTGTACCCCGCTATAGTCATAGTGATAGTCCTGCTGGTCATGTGCGTGTACACACGCTCGGTTTTCATCAAGCTGATAACCATAATCGCCATCATCAGTTCGCTGATCGTGTCCTACTTCCTGTACCGAATGGTCTTTAACTTCGAGTTCTTCCCGTTCATGAACCTCACCGCCCTCATCATCCTGGTGGGGATCGGGGCAGACGACGCGCTTGTGCTGTGCGACGTGTGGAACTACACCAAGTTCGACAAGCAGCACGCCGAGCTGTCGGAGACGGTGAGTGTGACCCTGCACCATGCCGCCCTCTCCATGTTCGTCACCAGCTTCACCACCGCCGCCGCCTTTTACGGCAACTACGTCAGCAATATCACCGCCATCCGCTGCTTTGGCGTCTACGCCAGCACGGCCATCTTGGTCAACTACATCCTGATGGTGATGTGGCTGCCCGCCG GTGAGCACTACCTGCCTAACCTGTTCGCCTGCTCCAAGCCCACGCAGCCTATCACCATCATCTGG GGGGTTACACCCGAGGACAACAGGGATCCCCTGAACCCTAAGAACTAGGGGAAGCTGATGCTGGACAGCAGCTTCAACATAGCCAGCCCAGCATCTCAGCTGTGGATCCTTAACTTCTGCCAGAAGCTGAGGAACCAGAGCTTTGTCTTTCAGTCGGAGGATCAGGACTTCACCAGCTGCTTCATCGAGACCTTCAAACAG TGGATGGAGAACCAGGACTGTGAGGAGACCTCGGTCTACCCCTGCTGTAGTCAGT ACTTTCCCTATAAGAAGGACGTGTTTCAGCTGTGCATCAAGAGAGCCATCATGGAGCTGGATCGAAGCACAAGCTACCATCTGGACAGCAAGACCCCCGGACCTCGGTTTGACATCAACGACACCATCAGAGCCATCGTTCTGGAGTTCCAGAGCACGTACCTCTTCACCCTGGCGTATGAGAAGATGTACCAGTTCTACCGTGAG GTGGACGCCTGGATCACGGAGGAGCTGCGCTTCGCCCCAGAAGGTCTTAGCCACGGCTGGTTTGTCAGCAACCTGGAGTTCTACGACCTCCAGGATAGCCTGTCGGGCGGCACGCTGATTGCCATGGCGCTGTCTGTGGCCGTGGCTTTCAGGGTCatgctgctgaccacctggaACGTCATAATCAGCCTGTACGCCATCCTGTCTATTGCTGGCACCATCTTTGTCACCGTGGGCTCTCTGGTGCTTCTGGGCTGGGAGCTGAACGTCCTGGAGTCGGTCACCATCTCCGTTGCCGTGGGGCTCTCTGTGGACTTCGCTGTCCACTACGGCGTGGCCTTCAGGCTCGCTCCAGAACCCGGCCGGGAGGGGAAGGTGGTCTTCTCCCTCAGCCGGATGGGCTCCGCCATCGCCATGGCAGCGGTGACAACCTTTGTTGCTGGGGCGATGATGATGCCGTCGACGGTCCTAGCCTACACCCAGCTGGGCACGTTCATGATGCTCATCATGTGCATAAGCTGGGCTTTTGCCACCTTCTTCTTCCAGTGCATGTGCTGCTGCCTGGGGCCCCAGGGCACCTGTGGTTAGATCCCTCTGCCCAAGAAGCTGCAGTGCCAAGCATTTGGCGAAGACATGCCCGCATGCCCACCCCCCGAGGAGAAGTATCAGCTGGGGGCCAGGGGCAGGGAGGCAGAGCGCTATGAGCTGGAGCCGTTGGCCTCCTGCCAGAAGGCCGAAGTTAAAAccggagaggaggaggaggaggagacggaggaggagctTTGCTCTCGGCTCTGTAACGGAGTCCCTCCTCATCCAAACCACACCGCAGCTTTTCCACATGTTCGCAGCACTGATATAGACAGAACACAGCCAGAAAACGGCCTCCCTACCCCACCCAGTTGCCAGTACACTTACAACTGTACATGTGTAGATCCCCCATCTCAGCTTGTTCAGCAGTGGGCCCCGCGTCCCTGCA CCCGGGACTCCCCGTCCTGCCCTCCCACCCCACAGCTCCTCCATCTCTCAGGCAATGCCAGGATCAAACAGAACCCAGCCCTGTTAGCGCCCAGCGTGGACCCGGCCTACTCACACATGGACTGCTGTGTCCACTACGTCCACTGCCCCCTCACTCAGTTCCATCACTGCTCACAGGGAAGGCCAGTGGGCCCCAGGCAGGGACCTGCCCATGCCTGCCGTCTCAGAAAGTACTGTGTCCAACCGGCGTCACACCAGGACAGCAGCAAAGCTTCCGGACAAGGCTCTACTCCGCAGACTGCGGACAAAGTAACAAAACCTTTAAATCCTGAAGGGGAGCAGGAGGCGAGCTCCCAAGCCCCGACACGGCCCAACGGCCGGTGTG AGCCCTCTGCACAGACCGCCCGTCATGACAAACACAGGATGAAGGAAAGCGAACACTGCTGTGAAGCAAATCCTGCATCCATCATTATTACAGACGCAATTGCAGAACTCGCCGATTGTGCTAAAATCCCTGGCAACCAGGAGAGGCCCAACAGTATTCCCGTCACACGGGAGCAAAGCGCCAAAAGGTGCAAACGGAGCTCCAGAAGAGAGCGGCCGCCCCCCGCCGCCCCAAAGAGACCCTACTGTTTCAGCAGGACGTTGAAAGTGAGGTGCAGCTCGGCGTCAGAATTTAACGTGCCAAAAGGTGAAGCCAGCGAGCCTCCTGTTGCCGCGAACACTCCGCCCTGCTCTGAAAGCTTGTGCTGA